A single region of the Winslowiella toletana genome encodes:
- the hemN gene encoding oxygen-independent coproporphyrinogen III oxidase: MSTPTIEWDLALIEKYNYSGPRYTSYPTALEFNQNYTEASFQLAAQRYPERPLSLYIHIPFCHRLCYFCGCNKIVTRQQHKADHYLDVLEQEIRARAPLFSGRIVGQMHWGGGTPTFLDKQQITRLNDLLRASFNFSADAEQSIEVDPREIELDVLDHLRAAGFNRLSMGVQDFNKQVQEKVNRVQDEAFIFSLMQRARELGFTSTNIDLIYGLPLQTPESFAFTLERVAELNPDRLSVFNYAHLPTLFAAQRKIKQQELPDARQKLEILQQTINTLTRAGYQFIGMDHFARPGDELAIAQRDGKLHRNFQGYTTQGDSDLLGMGVSAISMIGDSYAQNQKVMKDYTDSVSQQGHALWRGLALTADDCLRRDVIKTLICHFALDFEPIEQAWQIDFEHYFAQDLALLQPLINDGLVDRHQKGLQVTAKGRLLIRNICMCFDSYLRQKARMQQFSRVI, encoded by the coding sequence ATGTCCACGCCAACGATTGAATGGGATCTGGCCCTGATTGAGAAATATAACTATTCCGGGCCACGCTATACCTCCTATCCGACCGCGCTTGAGTTTAATCAGAACTATACCGAGGCCTCCTTTCAGCTGGCGGCGCAACGTTATCCCGAACGCCCGCTGTCGCTCTATATCCACATCCCTTTCTGTCATCGCCTGTGCTACTTCTGCGGCTGCAATAAAATCGTCACGCGCCAGCAGCACAAAGCCGATCACTACCTCGATGTGCTGGAGCAGGAGATTCGGGCGCGTGCGCCGCTATTCTCTGGTCGCATCGTAGGGCAAATGCACTGGGGCGGCGGTACGCCAACCTTCCTTGATAAACAGCAAATTACCCGGCTGAACGATCTGCTGCGCGCCAGTTTTAACTTTAGCGCTGATGCTGAGCAGTCGATAGAAGTTGATCCGCGCGAAATTGAGCTGGACGTGCTGGACCATCTGCGCGCCGCCGGGTTTAACCGCCTGAGTATGGGCGTGCAGGATTTTAATAAGCAGGTTCAGGAGAAGGTAAACCGCGTACAGGATGAAGCGTTTATCTTTTCGCTGATGCAACGTGCGCGTGAACTGGGTTTTACCTCCACCAATATTGATTTGATCTATGGTCTGCCGCTGCAGACGCCAGAAAGCTTTGCGTTCACCTTAGAGCGGGTGGCGGAGCTGAATCCCGACCGACTTAGCGTATTTAACTATGCGCATCTGCCGACGCTGTTTGCCGCTCAGCGTAAAATCAAACAGCAGGAACTGCCGGATGCGCGGCAAAAACTTGAGATATTGCAGCAAACCATCAATACCCTGACCCGCGCAGGCTATCAGTTTATTGGTATGGACCACTTTGCCCGGCCAGGCGATGAACTGGCGATAGCTCAGCGGGACGGCAAACTGCACCGCAATTTCCAGGGCTATACCACGCAGGGCGACAGCGATTTACTGGGAATGGGCGTTTCGGCGATTAGTATGATCGGCGACAGTTATGCTCAGAATCAGAAAGTGATGAAGGATTACACTGACAGCGTCAGTCAGCAGGGGCATGCGCTATGGCGCGGGCTGGCGTTAACTGCGGATGACTGCCTGCGTCGTGACGTTATCAAAACGCTGATTTGTCATTTTGCTCTCGATTTTGAACCGATTGAACAGGCCTGGCAGATCGATTTTGAGCACTACTTTGCGCAGGATTTAGCATTATTGCAGCCGCTGATTAACGACGGGCTGGTGGATCGCCATCAGAAGGGCCTTCAGGTCACCGCTAAAGGACGATTACTGATCAGGAATATCTGCATGTGCTTTGACAGCTATCTGCGTCAGAAGGCGCGTATGCAGCAATTTTCACGGGTAATCTGA
- the yihI gene encoding Der GTPase-activating protein YihI — MKQPARAPQSKTKAPKDKRKSREDLNQKARDRKNEKKHRGNASGSRANPVAPNQNKGNDNQAKDPRIGSKKPIPLGVEGQQSQPKPAKVKKVAAEKQPKLSPQEELSALENNERLDALLDRLENGEVLSAEEQAWLDQTLDRIDVLMEQLGIELGDDEDGDEAEEDMYRLLKGGN; from the coding sequence ATGAAGCAACCTGCACGTGCGCCGCAGAGTAAAACCAAAGCGCCAAAAGACAAACGTAAGTCACGCGAAGATCTGAACCAAAAAGCGCGCGACCGCAAAAACGAGAAAAAACATCGTGGCAATGCTTCCGGCAGCCGCGCCAATCCCGTCGCGCCAAATCAGAACAAAGGCAATGACAATCAGGCTAAAGACCCGCGTATCGGCAGCAAAAAACCGATTCCGCTGGGTGTTGAAGGCCAGCAGAGCCAACCCAAACCGGCGAAAGTGAAGAAAGTTGCGGCTGAGAAACAGCCGAAGCTTAGCCCGCAAGAAGAGCTGTCGGCGTTGGAAAACAATGAGCGTCTCGATGCGCTGCTGGATCGCCTGGAAAATGGTGAAGTGTTGTCTGCTGAAGAGCAGGCATGGCTTGATCAAACGCTTGATCGCATCGACGTGCTGATGGAGCAACTGGGCATTGAGCTTGGTGACGATGAAGACGGTGATGAAGCAGAAGAAGATATGTATCGCCTGCTGAAAGGCGGCAATTGA
- the yihA gene encoding ribosome biogenesis GTP-binding protein YihA/YsxC translates to MSGWNYHVTHFVTSAPDIRHLPADTGIEVAFAGRSNAGKSSALNTLTNQKSLARTSKTPGRTQLINLFEVEEGIRLVDLPGYGYAQVPEEMKKKWQRSLAEYLRMRQCLKGLVVLMDIRHPLKDLDQSMVQWAVESSIPVLILLTKADKLASGARKAQLNMVREASMAFMGDVQVEMFSSLKKIGVDKLRQKLDYWYSEIPPATEDDIAEE, encoded by the coding sequence TTGTCTGGCTGGAATTATCACGTAACGCATTTTGTCACCAGCGCCCCCGACATTCGTCACCTTCCTGCCGATACCGGCATTGAAGTTGCGTTTGCTGGCCGTTCTAACGCCGGTAAGTCCAGCGCGCTGAATACTCTCACCAATCAGAAAAGCCTTGCCCGTACCAGTAAGACGCCCGGGCGTACGCAGCTGATTAACCTGTTTGAAGTTGAAGAAGGCATTCGCCTCGTCGACTTACCGGGCTATGGCTATGCCCAGGTTCCGGAAGAGATGAAGAAGAAATGGCAGCGCTCGCTGGCAGAGTATCTGCGCATGCGCCAGTGTCTGAAAGGACTGGTGGTACTGATGGATATTCGCCACCCGCTGAAAGATCTCGATCAGTCGATGGTGCAGTGGGCAGTTGAAAGCTCGATTCCGGTGCTTATCCTGCTGACTAAAGCCGATAAACTGGCCTCCGGTGCGCGTAAAGCCCAGCTGAATATGGTGCGCGAAGCCTCGATGGCATTTATGGGCGATGTCCAGGTTGAGATGTTCTCATCGCTGAAAAAGATTGGCGTCGATAAGCTACGTCAGAAACTGGATTACTGGTACAGCGAGATTCCACCCGCGACTGAAGACGATATCGCGGAAGAATAA
- a CDS encoding spot 42 RNA, inhibition of DNA synthesis, translating to MFYLSDLLLHVIGFG from the coding sequence ATGTTCTATCTTTCAGACCTTTTACTTCACGTAATCGGATTTGGCTGA